Proteins encoded together in one Rossellomorea sp. y25 window:
- a CDS encoding YflJ family protein, with protein sequence MHIGSKGWYVEELKKAGVRRYEERKVESYKKHVLANLLERIK encoded by the coding sequence ATGCATATCGGAAGCAAAGGCTGGTACGTGGAAGAACTAAAAAAAGCAGGCGTTCGCCGCTACGAGGAACGCAAAGTAGAATCCTATAAAAAACATGTTCTGGCAAACCTATTAGAACGCATAAAATAA
- a CDS encoding nucleoside transporter C-terminal domain-containing protein → MSLVYGVLSLLGVLFLAWLLSSNRSAIQWRTIIIGICLEFLLVLFVLKVPFGQTILKKAALGVQKVIDYSNEGIMFVFGGFFEKGTNISFVFAINVLGAIIFISALISALYYLRIIPFFVKYIGIGLGKILGTTKVESFNAIGNSFLGLAEAPLLIKPYLAKLTRSELFAVMVGGTASASGAILIGYSLMGIDMKFLLLSVFSVPIVSLVMAKIIEPETEESKTNGDISLGKTTHTNVFEAISEGALSGTQLAINIGGLLIAFIGILALVNGLLGAVDMSLSTVFGYLFYPLALLVGIPMDEAFRAASIIGTKLSVNEFVAYKELSGMMSELSPKTVAILSVALCNFANLSSIGQLIVGLGSLEPTQRPMVSKLSLKAIIAGTLASFITAIIISIFL, encoded by the coding sequence ATGAGTTTAGTATATGGCGTATTATCATTACTTGGAGTTCTATTTTTAGCATGGCTGTTGAGCAGCAACCGCTCAGCCATTCAATGGCGTACGATCATCATCGGGATCTGTCTTGAGTTCCTGCTTGTCTTGTTTGTATTAAAAGTCCCATTTGGACAAACCATTTTGAAAAAAGCAGCCTTAGGCGTACAGAAAGTCATCGACTACAGCAATGAAGGAATCATGTTCGTATTCGGTGGATTCTTCGAAAAAGGGACGAATATTTCATTCGTTTTCGCGATCAATGTCCTGGGTGCGATCATCTTTATTTCTGCACTCATTTCGGCTCTTTATTACTTGCGAATCATCCCGTTTTTCGTAAAATATATCGGAATCGGGTTGGGGAAAATCCTTGGTACAACCAAGGTTGAATCCTTTAATGCCATTGGGAATTCCTTTCTCGGATTAGCAGAGGCTCCTCTTTTGATTAAGCCTTATTTAGCGAAGTTGACTCGTTCAGAACTTTTTGCCGTGATGGTTGGGGGAACAGCTTCAGCAAGCGGAGCGATATTAATCGGATACTCATTGATGGGAATCGACATGAAATTCCTTCTTCTATCCGTCTTTAGTGTGCCAATCGTCTCTCTTGTGATGGCCAAAATCATCGAACCTGAAACGGAAGAGTCCAAGACGAATGGAGATATTTCGTTAGGAAAAACCACTCATACAAACGTATTCGAAGCGATTTCCGAAGGTGCCCTCAGTGGTACACAACTTGCCATCAATATTGGGGGACTGCTCATCGCGTTTATCGGGATCCTTGCTCTCGTCAACGGATTACTGGGTGCTGTCGACATGAGTCTTTCCACGGTCTTCGGCTACCTGTTCTATCCACTGGCACTACTCGTCGGTATTCCAATGGATGAAGCGTTCCGTGCAGCCTCCATCATCGGGACGAAGCTTTCTGTGAATGAGTTCGTCGCATACAAAGAACTATCAGGAATGATGAGCGAGCTTTCCCCTAAGACCGTTGCCATTCTTTCCGTTGCCCTTTGCAACTTTGCGAACCTGTCTTCGATCGGACAATTGATTGTCGGCTTGGGTTCTTTAGAGCCGACACAACGACCTATGGTTTCTAAATTAAGCTTGAAGGCCATCATCGCAGGAACACTGGCGAGCTTCATAACGGCCATTATCATTAGTATATTTCTATAA
- a CDS encoding MFS transporter: MRIRDWDRNLKVRLFGEAAINITFWMFFPFLTIYFTESFGKQTAGLLLVLSQVFAVLANLMGGYCADRFGRKRMMVISAFGQGFAFLIFGLASSPWLDSAMIGFICFSLVGVFGSFYWPASQAMVADVVDEKDRSHVFAVFYTSINIAVVVGPILGGIFYVHYRFQLLIAAALICMFLALLLYKMTRETAPRDKSKLLVTEGEKKAWHSVISDQMKDYSVIFKDKTFLLFILAGILVGQTFMQLDLLIPVYIKDVMDQATLFSFGDWSLTLVSEQVFGLILSENGFLVALLTVVITRWITKFRERNVFILSSVIYAISIFMFGQTSSVWMFVIAMAVFTFAELMTAGIQQSFVSKLAPDHMRGQYFAAASLRFTIARTIAPLSITLSLYLGYDWTFIILSILALVSAGLFFIMFERFEKEELELKKAVH, translated from the coding sequence ATGAGAATTCGGGATTGGGACCGTAATTTAAAGGTCCGGCTGTTTGGGGAAGCAGCGATTAATATCACCTTCTGGATGTTCTTTCCGTTTTTGACGATCTATTTTACAGAGTCATTCGGAAAGCAAACGGCAGGATTACTATTGGTTCTCTCGCAGGTATTTGCAGTATTGGCGAACCTGATGGGAGGCTATTGCGCAGACCGTTTCGGCCGCAAGCGTATGATGGTCATCTCCGCTTTCGGACAAGGCTTTGCTTTTTTAATCTTTGGGCTTGCCAGTTCACCTTGGCTCGATTCTGCCATGATCGGATTTATCTGTTTCAGTTTAGTAGGGGTATTCGGTTCGTTTTATTGGCCGGCAAGTCAGGCGATGGTAGCTGACGTAGTGGATGAAAAGGACCGTAGTCACGTGTTTGCCGTCTTTTATACGTCCATAAATATCGCAGTAGTCGTAGGACCGATACTTGGCGGAATTTTCTATGTTCACTACCGCTTCCAGCTATTAATTGCAGCTGCGCTTATTTGCATGTTCTTAGCTCTTCTTTTATATAAAATGACGAGAGAAACTGCACCTCGAGATAAAAGTAAGCTTTTAGTGACAGAAGGTGAAAAGAAAGCCTGGCATAGTGTGATATCAGATCAGATGAAGGATTATAGTGTTATTTTTAAAGACAAAACGTTTTTATTATTCATATTAGCAGGGATTCTCGTGGGTCAAACCTTTATGCAATTGGACCTGCTGATTCCCGTATATATTAAAGATGTGATGGATCAAGCCACTCTGTTCAGCTTCGGGGACTGGTCATTGACCCTTGTGAGTGAGCAGGTATTCGGGTTAATTCTATCTGAAAATGGATTCCTGGTGGCCCTTCTTACCGTGGTCATCACTCGCTGGATCACGAAGTTCCGTGAACGTAATGTGTTCATCCTTTCTTCTGTCATTTACGCCATTTCGATCTTTATGTTTGGACAAACAAGCTCGGTTTGGATGTTTGTGATTGCGATGGCAGTATTCACTTTCGCAGAGCTCATGACAGCAGGTATCCAGCAAAGCTTTGTATCGAAGCTTGCACCGGATCATATGCGGGGGCAGTACTTTGCAGCAGCAAGTTTACGATTCACGATTGCAAGGACCATTGCACCTCTATCCATCACCCTGTCACTTTATCTAGGGTATGATTGGACGTTCATCATCCTGTCGATTCTTGCTCTTGTGAGCGCGGGACTCTTCTTCATCATGTTCGAGCGTTTTGAAAAAGAAGAATTGGAATTGAAGAAAGCTGTTCATTAA
- a CDS encoding Rrf2 family transcriptional regulator: MRLTLYTDYSLRVLIFLASKPKEELSNIKEIADAYSISKNHLMKVTYELGKNGLIETIRGRNGGIKLAQSPEDINIGKLVRTTEEDFHLVECFDAKNNNCVITPVCGLKHVLGKALNAYLSVLDEYTLADLIQNPMDYRFLFQEQQKGEASP, from the coding sequence ATGAGACTAACTTTATACACTGACTACTCACTGAGAGTCCTAATCTTCCTGGCATCTAAACCAAAGGAGGAACTCTCTAATATAAAAGAAATCGCTGATGCCTACAGCATCTCAAAGAATCACCTGATGAAAGTGACGTATGAACTGGGGAAAAACGGTCTGATCGAAACGATCCGCGGCAGGAACGGGGGTATCAAGCTTGCACAATCCCCGGAAGATATAAATATCGGAAAACTTGTCAGGACAACAGAAGAAGACTTCCACCTTGTCGAATGCTTTGATGCAAAAAACAACAACTGCGTCATCACTCCAGTTTGCGGACTAAAGCATGTACTTGGAAAGGCGTTAAACGCCTATCTCTCTGTCCTTGACGAATACACCCTGGCAGATTTGATCCAAAACCCGATGGACTACCGGTTTTTATTTCAAGAGCAGCAGAAGGGTGAAGCGTCACCATAA
- a CDS encoding aminopeptidase: MPNFQQNLEKYASLAVEVGVNVQKGQTLVINTSIDSAEFVRLVVKKAYEVGAKHVYVNWNDDVVNRTKYDLAPDEAFQEFPQWKAREVEELAEGGAAFMSIVSSSPDLLKGVNPDRISNFQKAAGKAMSKYRQFIQSDKVSWCVLAAPSKDWAAKVFPDASEEEQVDLLWDAIFKAVRADQADPVQAWKDHDANLHEKVAYLNGKNYKKLHYTAPGTDLTIELPQGHLWVGAGSVNEQGTTFMANMPTEEVFTVPLKTGVNGTVSSTKPLSYGGNVIDNFTITFENGRIVDVKAEEGEEILKRLVDTDEGSHYLGEIALVPHQSPISQSNVLFYNTLFDENASNHLAIGNAYAFCIEGGKKMSEEELEKNGLNNSITHVDFMIGSDKMNIDGVKEDGSTEAVFRDGGWAF, from the coding sequence ATGCCTAATTTCCAACAAAATCTTGAGAAATACGCAAGCCTGGCTGTAGAAGTCGGTGTCAATGTTCAAAAAGGTCAAACCCTGGTCATTAACACGTCCATCGATTCTGCAGAATTTGTTCGTTTAGTAGTAAAGAAAGCCTATGAAGTTGGGGCTAAGCACGTATACGTTAACTGGAATGATGATGTGGTCAATCGTACGAAATATGATCTTGCTCCAGATGAAGCATTCCAGGAGTTCCCTCAGTGGAAGGCACGTGAAGTCGAAGAGCTGGCTGAAGGCGGAGCTGCATTCATGAGTATCGTGTCTTCAAGCCCTGATTTGCTTAAAGGAGTAAATCCAGATCGTATCTCAAACTTCCAAAAAGCAGCTGGAAAAGCAATGTCCAAATATCGTCAGTTCATTCAATCGGACAAAGTGAGCTGGTGCGTACTGGCTGCTCCTTCGAAAGATTGGGCTGCAAAAGTATTTCCGGACGCTTCTGAAGAAGAGCAAGTGGACCTATTATGGGATGCGATCTTTAAAGCAGTCCGCGCTGACCAGGCTGACCCTGTTCAAGCTTGGAAGGATCACGACGCAAACCTTCATGAAAAAGTGGCATACCTGAACGGCAAAAACTACAAAAAGCTACACTACACTGCACCAGGGACGGACCTTACGATCGAGCTTCCTCAAGGTCACCTGTGGGTAGGAGCTGGAAGTGTAAACGAACAAGGAACCACTTTCATGGCGAACATGCCAACGGAGGAAGTATTCACGGTTCCTCTAAAAACAGGTGTAAACGGAACAGTATCAAGCACGAAGCCGCTTAGCTACGGCGGAAACGTGATCGACAACTTTACGATTACATTCGAAAACGGCCGCATTGTGGACGTTAAGGCTGAGGAAGGCGAAGAAATCCTGAAGCGCCTTGTGGATACAGATGAAGGATCTCATTACCTTGGGGAAATCGCCCTTGTTCCACATCAGTCCCCAATCTCTCAATCGAACGTTTTATTCTACAACACTTTATTCGATGAGAACGCATCAAACCACCTTGCGATCGGTAATGCCTATGCATTCTGTATTGAAGGCGGAAAGAAAATGAGTGAAGAAGAGCTTGAGAAAAATGGCTTAAACAACAGTATCACTCACGTTGACTTTATGATCGGTTCAGACAAAATGAACATCGATGGAGTGAAAGAAGACGGCTCGACTGAAGCAGTATTCCGCGATGGCGGTTGGGCGTTTTAA
- a CDS encoding solute:sodium symporter family transporter has translation MFESGLLFTLLSCVFFMGLVAWVSYIKTKGSLNDSTGYFLAGRGLTGTFIAGSLLLTNLSAEQLVGLNGQAFRANLSNMAWEVTAAIAIIIMALYLLPKYLGRSFTTLPEFLNQRYDKGVRQYTTILFMLGYVFVTIPSMLYSGALAVLKLFDVPDLMGISYTQSIWMIVWVIGIIGSIYAIFGGLKAVAISDTLNGVGLLIIGILVPILGFYALGEGSFLSGVKEIATNNPEKLNSIGSSSDSVPFSTIFTGMIFANLFYWASNQYVIQRTLGAKNLAEGQKGVLISGFYKLLVPFMMMLPGVIAFHLYGDSLKSVDLAYPALINAVLPSYLTGFFLAVLLGAVLSSFNSLLNSAATLFALDIYKPQFNPDVSDQKLITISKWFGAALAVVSMCVSPMLINATDGLWDLIRKFTGFFNIPIIVVLLVGVFSKRIPALAAKTVIILHVFTYYMLVWGTGHLFGFTININFIHIYGILFVSEIVLMVLIGWWKPLKKPYEYRYNPKVDMMPWKYSIPLSIVLMASVVQTYFLFSPVGLAYETSVISPYFWPATIGLALVTTGLIYWSMKSWTRKYQAYLLKNKTYKLNRTKKYSLQNLNPIYSSKLLK, from the coding sequence ATGTTTGAAAGTGGATTGCTATTTACTCTATTGTCCTGTGTGTTTTTTATGGGGCTGGTTGCTTGGGTTTCATACATAAAGACCAAAGGATCATTGAACGACTCGACAGGATATTTTTTAGCCGGAAGAGGATTGACTGGAACGTTTATCGCTGGTTCCTTACTTTTAACCAATTTATCAGCTGAACAGTTAGTTGGTTTGAATGGACAAGCTTTCAGGGCGAACCTTTCGAATATGGCGTGGGAAGTGACAGCCGCCATCGCGATTATCATCATGGCCTTATATTTGCTTCCGAAGTATTTAGGAAGAAGCTTCACGACGTTGCCCGAGTTTCTGAATCAGCGCTATGACAAAGGGGTTCGTCAGTATACAACCATCCTCTTTATGCTGGGGTATGTATTTGTTACGATCCCTTCCATGCTTTATTCAGGAGCACTAGCCGTTTTAAAATTATTTGATGTCCCCGACCTCATGGGCATTTCCTATACACAATCAATCTGGATGATTGTGTGGGTGATCGGGATCATCGGCAGCATTTATGCCATCTTCGGCGGACTGAAAGCCGTTGCGATTTCCGATACGTTGAATGGAGTCGGACTCCTGATCATCGGGATTCTCGTTCCGATACTGGGGTTTTATGCTTTAGGAGAAGGAAGTTTCCTATCAGGTGTGAAAGAGATTGCCACCAACAATCCGGAAAAACTGAATTCGATTGGTTCATCTTCAGATTCAGTGCCGTTTTCAACGATTTTTACCGGAATGATTTTTGCGAATTTATTTTATTGGGCATCAAACCAGTACGTGATCCAAAGGACTCTGGGGGCTAAAAACTTAGCAGAAGGACAGAAGGGTGTCCTCATTTCGGGGTTCTATAAGCTGCTTGTGCCGTTCATGATGATGCTTCCGGGAGTCATTGCATTCCACCTTTATGGAGATTCTTTGAAAAGTGTGGATCTGGCATATCCGGCTTTAATCAATGCGGTCCTGCCGTCTTACTTAACAGGCTTCTTCTTGGCCGTGCTACTGGGAGCGGTGTTGAGCTCGTTTAATTCTCTATTAAATAGTGCAGCGACTTTATTTGCACTGGATATCTATAAGCCTCAGTTCAATCCCGATGTCAGTGATCAGAAGCTGATCACGATCAGTAAATGGTTCGGTGCTGCACTCGCAGTCGTTTCTATGTGTGTGTCACCTATGTTAATAAACGCGACAGATGGCTTGTGGGACCTGATTCGAAAGTTCACAGGATTCTTCAATATTCCGATTATCGTCGTTCTATTGGTGGGAGTGTTCTCAAAACGCATCCCGGCTTTAGCCGCCAAAACAGTCATTATTCTTCACGTGTTCACGTACTATATGCTTGTATGGGGAACAGGGCATCTATTTGGATTCACGATAAACATTAACTTTATCCATATCTATGGAATCCTATTTGTTTCAGAAATTGTACTGATGGTCTTGATCGGCTGGTGGAAGCCGTTGAAGAAACCATACGAATATCGTTACAATCCCAAGGTGGATATGATGCCTTGGAAATATAGCATTCCATTGTCCATCGTGCTCATGGCGTCCGTAGTGCAAACATATTTCTTATTTTCTCCTGTTGGACTGGCATATGAAACAAGTGTCATTTCACCTTACTTCTGGCCAGCCACAATCGGATTGGCCCTTGTCACCACAGGATTGATCTACTGGTCAATGAAGAGCTGGACCCGGAAATACCAAGCCTACCTGCTGAAAAACAAAACGTACAAACTAAACCGAACCAAAAAATACTCCCTGCAAAACCTGAACCCAATCTATTCATCAAAGCTGCTAAAATAA
- a CDS encoding sigma-70 family RNA polymerase sigma factor: MPNDRHDLELYQQVLAKDSTALRQLYQQYEKLIYSFSYKMTGDREIAEEVIQEVFMKLWKKHSPYDHSKGKFSSWLLTMTRNTCLDAIRRRKKHESVEYIEKDSLQVTYETPADQLEWKEKGAAIRECIQSLKEDQQHIVQLFYFKGLTQQSIAYSTDTPLGTVKGRIRLALKHLHTCLKGKGGQFE; this comes from the coding sequence ATGCCCAATGATCGTCACGATTTAGAACTGTATCAACAAGTGTTAGCCAAAGATTCGACTGCACTGCGACAGCTTTATCAACAATATGAAAAACTGATCTATTCTTTCTCATATAAAATGACAGGAGACCGTGAAATCGCCGAGGAAGTGATTCAAGAGGTATTCATGAAGCTCTGGAAAAAGCACTCTCCGTATGATCACAGTAAAGGGAAGTTTTCGTCCTGGCTGTTAACGATGACAAGGAACACTTGCCTCGATGCAATCCGCAGACGAAAGAAACATGAGTCTGTTGAATATATTGAGAAGGACTCCCTGCAGGTCACCTACGAAACTCCGGCTGATCAATTGGAATGGAAGGAAAAAGGGGCAGCGATTCGGGAGTGTATCCAATCGTTAAAAGAAGACCAGCAACACATTGTGCAATTATTCTACTTTAAAGGATTGACTCAGCAATCCATTGCATATTCCACCGACACTCCACTAGGGACTGTCAAGGGAAGAATACGTTTGGCGCTAAAGCATTTACACACGTGTCTTAAAGGGAAAGGAGGTCAATTCGAATGA
- a CDS encoding acyl-CoA thioesterase, which yields MREKKFMKETKTSKTTHVLPPDTNHHGTLFGGKLMAYIDDVASIAATRHARKPVVTASTDSVDFLQPIKVGDAVTLEAMVTYTGRSSMEVCVKVTSEVLLTGETNVAAISFLTFVALEGNKPAVIAEVVPETEEEKWLNETAKNRAEHRKARKKHSQELAEFFRKAY from the coding sequence TTGAGAGAAAAAAAGTTCATGAAAGAAACGAAAACAAGTAAAACGACCCACGTTCTTCCACCCGACACCAACCATCACGGTACATTGTTTGGTGGAAAACTGATGGCCTATATAGACGACGTGGCATCCATTGCCGCTACCCGTCACGCCCGCAAGCCCGTCGTCACGGCTTCAACAGATTCCGTAGACTTCCTGCAGCCCATAAAAGTCGGGGATGCCGTGACGTTGGAAGCGATGGTGACGTATACCGGACGCAGCTCCATGGAGGTATGTGTGAAGGTCACTTCAGAGGTGCTTCTAACAGGGGAAACCAATGTGGCAGCCATCTCCTTCTTGACCTTTGTTGCTTTAGAAGGCAATAAACCAGCCGTCATTGCGGAAGTCGTACCGGAAACAGAAGAGGAAAAATGGTTGAACGAAACTGCCAAGAACCGTGCAGAACATCGTAAAGCCCGCAAAAAACATAGTCAGGAACTTGCGGAGTTTTTCCGTAAAGCGTATTAA
- a CDS encoding anti-sigma factor, with protein MTTHQCEHLLDYYNGHLSELERAQFEKHLESCPQCREELHELEQLAEYMPFASDVVEPPKDLEDRVLANILGEEKPEAEVGPFSNKKKRAWFLPSVAAALALSLVGNAYLFTQLEDQNEVVEQATIDQVVQYVDLAAVSGNAKGTASIIKQGEQTSMVVQASELQDLSNEEVYQVWLIKDDKPERAGTFVTSKDGKGSVVFKFNEEFTKKVWDTVAITLEPDADSQLPQGEIVLASEI; from the coding sequence ATGACTACACACCAATGCGAGCACTTACTGGATTACTACAACGGTCATTTATCTGAACTTGAGAGAGCCCAATTTGAAAAGCATCTGGAAAGCTGTCCCCAGTGCCGGGAAGAGCTTCATGAACTGGAGCAGTTAGCAGAATATATGCCTTTCGCATCTGATGTTGTCGAGCCCCCCAAAGACCTGGAAGACCGTGTTTTGGCTAACATTCTGGGTGAAGAGAAGCCAGAAGCTGAGGTCGGACCTTTCTCCAATAAGAAAAAGAGAGCGTGGTTCCTCCCTTCTGTCGCAGCCGCCCTGGCCCTTTCCTTAGTCGGGAATGCGTACCTGTTTACGCAGCTTGAGGATCAAAACGAAGTGGTGGAACAAGCAACCATCGATCAGGTAGTACAATATGTCGACCTCGCTGCCGTCAGTGGAAATGCCAAGGGAACAGCCAGTATCATTAAGCAGGGTGAACAGACAAGCATGGTTGTCCAGGCTTCTGAGCTTCAGGATCTTTCTAACGAAGAAGTCTATCAGGTATGGCTCATTAAAGACGACAAACCTGAACGTGCCGGAACATTTGTCACGAGTAAAGATGGCAAAGGATCGGTTGTATTTAAGTTTAACGAAGAGTTCACAAAGAAAGTTTGGGATACGGTGGCCATTACACTCGAACCGGATGCCGATAGCCAGCTTCCACAGGGAGAAATTGTGCTGGCTTCAGAAATTTAA
- a CDS encoding copper amine oxidase, translating into MKMKKSYLAVPLSMTLLVPTVGTVSAHNGEDHSHEVKVDTPAGELRTTLDHLLTEHAYLAVEAMRRGAEGAEDFDAAAGALNDNAADLKGAIASVYGEEAGNQFNTIWTNHIGFFVDYVKATGAEDQAAKDEALANLAGYKEEFSTFLETATGERLKSDSLAEGLQMHINQLIGAFDSYVAGDYEKAYEYEREAIGHMGMVSKGLSSAITDQYPEKFENTMAVTPATDLRSTLNHLLTEHAALATMAMQNGIDGSEDFDASVGALNANTEDLSAAIASVYGEEAGNQFKDMWSKHIGFFVDYVEATGAEDEAAKEEALKNLDGYRAEFSKFLETATDGRLKSDALAEGLQMHVEQLVGAFDSYAAGDYEKSWEQIRMAYEHMLNPAKGLSGAFADQFPDKFKANMPSEMPNTGMGGTAGNEFPFEFLLAALLIIAGGTTLGMKKYATHKK; encoded by the coding sequence ATGAAAATGAAAAAAAGTTATTTAGCGGTCCCATTAAGTATGACATTACTAGTACCGACTGTAGGTACAGTTTCAGCCCACAACGGTGAAGATCATTCACACGAGGTGAAAGTGGATACTCCAGCAGGAGAATTAAGAACAACATTAGATCACTTACTTACTGAGCATGCATACTTAGCAGTGGAAGCGATGAGACGCGGAGCTGAGGGCGCTGAAGATTTTGACGCAGCAGCCGGTGCCCTGAATGATAACGCAGCCGATTTAAAAGGAGCGATCGCTTCTGTTTACGGTGAAGAAGCCGGTAATCAATTCAATACGATTTGGACGAATCACATCGGGTTCTTCGTTGACTATGTAAAAGCAACGGGTGCTGAAGATCAAGCGGCAAAAGATGAAGCACTTGCAAATCTCGCAGGCTATAAAGAAGAGTTTTCTACTTTCCTTGAAACGGCAACGGGTGAACGTTTAAAATCTGATAGTCTGGCAGAAGGACTTCAAATGCATATCAACCAACTGATCGGTGCATTTGACAGCTATGTAGCCGGAGACTATGAAAAGGCTTACGAATACGAGCGTGAAGCAATCGGACATATGGGAATGGTATCAAAAGGATTATCAAGTGCCATTACGGATCAATATCCCGAGAAGTTTGAAAATACGATGGCTGTAACACCCGCAACTGATTTACGTTCAACCCTTAACCACTTATTAACAGAGCATGCTGCCCTTGCAACGATGGCGATGCAAAACGGGATTGACGGATCAGAAGACTTCGATGCATCTGTTGGTGCCTTGAATGCTAATACTGAAGACCTGTCTGCAGCGATCGCTTCTGTATATGGTGAAGAAGCAGGTAACCAATTTAAAGACATGTGGTCAAAGCACATCGGATTCTTCGTTGATTATGTTGAAGCAACAGGTGCTGAAGATGAAGCAGCAAAAGAAGAAGCCCTTAAGAACCTGGATGGATATCGTGCAGAATTCTCCAAATTCCTTGAAACGGCAACGGATGGCCGTTTGAAATCTGACGCCCTTGCAGAAGGACTTCAAATGCACGTTGAGCAACTTGTTGGAGCATTTGATAGCTATGCAGCCGGGGATTATGAAAAATCATGGGAGCAAATCCGTATGGCGTATGAGCATATGCTGAATCCGGCAAAAGGATTATCAGGAGCATTTGCCGATCAGTTCCCTGACAAATTCAAAGCCAATATGCCTTCTGAAATGCCAAACACCGGTATGGGTGGAACAGCCGGAAACGAATTCCCATTCGAGTTCCTTCTTGCAGCGCTCTTAATCATCGCTGGTGGAACAACACTCGGAATGAAAAAATACGCTACACACAAAAAATAA
- the mreBH gene encoding rod-share determining protein MreBH: MLSNSEIGIDLGTANILVYSKNKGIILNEPSVVAIDTENKTVLAVGTEAKSMIGKTPGKIVAVRPLKDGVIADFDVTTEMLKQVMKKASKKLGFSIRKPTVVVCTPSGATSVERRAIQDAVRGSGAKSVTLIEEPVAAAIGADLPVGEPVANVIVDIGGGTTEVAIISYGGVVSCNTIRIGGDQMDEDIVQYVRKRYNLLIGERTAELVKIEVGQALIDHEERTMDIRGRDLVTGLPKTIELSSNEIQDALKESLLHILETIRATLENCPPELSGDIVDRGVILTGGGALLNGLQDWLSQEIVVPVHLAPNPLESVAIGTGRSLSVIDKLQKVK; the protein is encoded by the coding sequence ATGTTATCAAACTCTGAAATTGGTATCGATTTAGGAACTGCAAATATACTTGTTTATAGTAAAAATAAAGGAATTATACTTAATGAACCATCTGTTGTGGCGATTGACACAGAAAATAAAACGGTATTGGCGGTTGGAACCGAAGCCAAGAGCATGATCGGGAAAACGCCAGGAAAGATCGTGGCTGTACGCCCACTTAAAGATGGTGTGATTGCCGACTTTGATGTGACAACTGAAATGTTAAAACAAGTGATGAAAAAAGCGAGTAAAAAACTTGGATTTTCCATCCGCAAGCCAACGGTTGTCGTGTGTACGCCTTCTGGTGCAACGAGTGTCGAGAGAAGAGCGATTCAGGATGCAGTGAGAGGAAGCGGCGCGAAATCAGTGACACTTATTGAAGAACCTGTCGCTGCTGCGATCGGTGCTGACTTGCCTGTAGGCGAGCCTGTCGCCAACGTAATCGTTGATATCGGTGGCGGAACAACGGAAGTTGCGATCATCTCTTATGGCGGTGTTGTTTCCTGTAACACGATCCGTATCGGCGGAGACCAAATGGATGAAGACATCGTTCAATACGTACGCAAACGCTACAATCTACTGATCGGTGAAAGAACGGCTGAATTGGTAAAAATCGAAGTGGGTCAAGCACTGATCGACCATGAGGAAAGAACGATGGATATTCGTGGACGTGACTTGGTTACCGGTCTTCCAAAAACGATTGAACTATCGTCCAATGAGATTCAAGATGCGTTGAAAGAATCTCTTCTTCACATCCTGGAAACGATCCGTGCAACATTGGAAAATTGTCCTCCTGAACTAAGCGGTGACATTGTTGACCGCGGTGTAATCCTGACTGGTGGCGGAGCATTATTGAACGGACTTCAAGATTGGTTAAGCCAAGAGATCGTTGTACCGGTTCACTTAGCTCCTAACCCGCTTGAATCAGTGGCAATCGGAACAGGACGTTCTTTATCCGTGATTGATAAGTTACAAAAAGTAAAATAA